In one window of Brassica rapa cultivar Chiifu-401-42 chromosome A07, CAAS_Brap_v3.01, whole genome shotgun sequence DNA:
- the LOC103829336 gene encoding probable RNA-binding protein ARP1, with protein MSSNTSYYRSPFGDTTFTKVFVGGLAWETPTEEMRRYFEQFGEILEAVIITDKITGKSKGYGFVTFREPESATKAVADPNPVIDGRKANCNIASFGQPRPSTPRGRGQGGSPSQYQGRGQSGYSGMPVSLQQAATAQLMYPSYGYTYNSEYGYHQALYNTQLQQAQAQYYQQQMYGGVATSPSSSNIMPSPYYYLQAPSPRPYSHQHYAHHINHQQQQQQRLTSASSYLIHPSNFGVPTTFSNAPSSQEPISSSTESQAPHQVCGGGELDVTDAPESTTTDNREYTSSS; from the exons ATGTCTTCTAATACGAGCTACTACCGATCGCCGTTCGGAGACACGACCTTCACAAAAGTGTTCGTCGGAGGCTTAGCATGGGAGACTCCGACCGAGGAAATGCGTCGTTACTTCGAGCAGTTCGGTGAGATTCTCGAAGCAGTCATCATCACCGATAAGATCACCGGCAAATCTAAAGGCTATGGTTTC GTCACGTTTCGAGAGCCAGAGTCAGCGACAAAGGCAGTAGCCGATCCAAATCCTGTGATCGATGGAAGAAAGGCAAATTGTAATATTGCGTCTTTTGGACAGCCCCGACCATCGACGCCTCGAG GGAGAGGACAAGGAGGAAGCCCTAGTCAGTATCAAGGCAGAGGACAATCAGGCTATTCCGGAATGCCTGTTTCACTGCAACAAGCTGCGACTGCCCAGCTCATGTATCCGTCGTACGG gtACACCTACAATTCTGAATATGGGTACCACCAA GCATTATACAACACACAACTCCAACAAGCACAAGCACAATACTACCAACAGCAAATGTACGGCGGAGTAGCAACATCACCATCATCTTCCAACATCATGCCTTCTCCTTACTATTACCTCCAAGCTCCAAGCCCTAGACCATATTCTCATCAGCATTATGCTCATCATATTAACCATCAGCAGCAACAGCAACAACGCTTAACTTCTGCTTCTTCTTACCTAATCCACCCATCCAATTTCGGGGTTCCTACTACTTTCTCTAATGCCCCTTCTTCCCAAGAGCCAATATCTTCTTCAACCG AATCACAAGCACCACATCAAGTCTGTGGAGGAGGAGAACTCGATGTAACGGATGCACCTGAAAGTACAACAACGGACAACAGAGAGTATACATCATCTTCTTGA
- the LOC103829340 gene encoding multifunctional methyltransferase subunit TRM112 homolog A, with protein sequence MRLITHNMLSCNIKGVTNGFPLKIEAEKVVEKAVDFNPDFLRHMFAKIEWKALVEAARSMGYAELPVDSPDATVIESADETFLRKLHHALLELHLEEGALVCPETGRKFPVNKGIPNMLLHEDEV encoded by the coding sequence atgaggtTGATAACGCACAACATGCTCTCCTGCAACATCAAAGGAGTCACGAACGGCTTTCCTCTCAAGATCGAAGCTGAGAAAGTAGTCGAGAAGGCGGTCGATTTCAACCCTGATTTTCTGAGGCACATGTTCGCCAAGATCGAGTGGAAGGCTCTCGTGGAAGCTGCCCGTTCCATGGGATACGCCGAGCTACCGGTGGATTCTCCAGACGCAACGGTGATCGAATCCGCCGACGAGACGTTCCTGAGGAAACTCCACCACGCGTTGCTCGAGCTTCACCTAGAGGAAGGCGCGCTTGTCTGCCCCGAGACTGGGAGGAAGTTTCCGGTTAACAAGGGTATCCCCAACATGCTTCTCCACGAAGACGAGGTTTAA
- the LOC103829335 gene encoding UDP-glycosyltransferase 85A3, which yields MGSHVVCNVQKPHVVCIPYPAQGHINPMLKVAKLLHAKGFHVTFVNTIYNHKRLLRSRGPNALDGLPSFQFEAIPDGLPETEVDATQDIPTLCESTMKNCLTPFKELLRQINARKDVPPISCIVSDGVMSFTLDAAEELGLPEVLFWTPSASGVMAYLHFYLFIEKGLFPFEDESCLTNEHLDTSIDWIPSMNNLKLKDIPTFIRTTNPNDIMVNILVHETDQSKRASAIILNTFDDLDHDIIQAMQSILPPVYSIGPLHLLVNREIEEGTETERLGSNLWREETECLDWLDTKAQNSVVYVNFGSITVMTAKQLVEFAWGLATSRKEFLWVIRPDLVAGEEAVIPTEFLTETEGRRMLLSWCPQEKVLSHPAVGGFLTHNGWNSTLESISAGVPMVCWPFFAEQQTNAKYCCDEWGVGMEIGEDVKREEVEAVVRELMDGEKGKKLREKAEEWRRLAEKATEHPCGSSVVNFKMVVDKILIGGNQDLSYK from the exons ATGGGATCTCATGTCGTTTGTAACGTCCAAAAACCACACGTAGTTTGCATCCCTTACCCAGCTCAAGGCCACATCAACCCGATGCTGAAAGTGGCTAAACTCCTCCACGCAAAAGGCTTTCACGTCACCTTCGTCAACACCATCTACAACCACAAACGCTTACTCCGTTCCCGTGGTCCCAACGCCCTCGACGGACTTCCTTCCTTTCAGTTCGAGGCCATACCTGACGGTCTACCGGAGACTGAGGTGGATGCCACGCAGGACATCCCTACCCTTTGCGAGTCCACCATGAAGAACTGTCTAACTCCTTTCAAGGAGCTTCTCCGACAGATCAACGCCAGAAAGGATGTTCCTCCGATCAGTTGTATTGTATCGGACGGTGTGATGAGCTTTACACTTGATGCTGCCGAGGAGCTCGGTCTCCCGGAGGTTCTTTTCTGGACCCCTAGTGCATCTGGCGTCATGGCTTATTTACACTTTTATCTGTTCATCGAGAAAGGTTTATTTCCTTTTGAAG ATGAGAGTTGTTTGACGAATGAACACTTGGACACATCTATAGATTGGATACCATCGATGAACAATCTGAAACTAAAAGACATCCCTACCTTCATCCGTACCACTAACCCCAACGACATAATGGTCAACATCCTTGTCCACGAGACAGACCAATCCAAGCGCGCCTCTGCCATCATTCTCAACACGTTCGATGACCTCGATCATGACATCATCCAAGCTATGCAGTCCATTTTACCACCGGTTTATTCAATAGGGCCGCTTCACCTCTTAGTGAACCGGGAGATTGAAGAAGGTACTGAGACTGAAAGGCTAGGATCGAATCTTTGGCGAGAGGAGACGGAGTGTTTGGATTGGCTTGATACCAAGGCACAAAACAGCGTCGTTTACGTTAACTTTGGGAGCATAACGGTAATGACCGCGAAGCAGCTCGTGGAGTTCGCTTGGGGGTTGGCAACATCAAGAAAGGAGTTTTTATGGGTGATCCGACCAGACTTAGTAGCTGGAGAAGAGGCGGTGATTCCGACAGAGTTTTTAACAGAGACAGAAGGTCGAAGGATGTTGTTGAGTTGGTGTCCTCAGGAGAAAGTCTTGTCTCATCCGGCGGTCGGAGGATTTTTAACACATAACGGATGGAACTCGACGTTAGAGAGTATATCTGCCGGAGTTCCGATGGTGTGTTGGCCCTTTTTTGCGGAGCAGCAAACGAACGCGAAGTACTGTTGCGACGAGTGGGGAGTGGGGATGGAAATAGGCGAGGATGTGAAAAGAGAGGAGGTTGAGGCGGTGGTGAGAGAGCTGATGGATGGAGAAAAAGGAAAGAAGTTAAGAGAGAAGGCGGAGGAGTGGCGTCGTTTGGCGGAGAAGGCGACAGAGCATCCGTGTGGTTCGTCGGTCGTGAATTTTAAGATGGTTGTTGATAAGATTCTTATAGGAGGAAACCAGGATCTGTCCTATAAGTAG
- the LOC103829339 gene encoding probable protein phosphatase 2C 9 — MGKFCCFTSDSEVMGGQSSSRSGKGRSDEGLIKFGFSLLKGKANHPMEDYHVANFINIQDHELGLFAIYDGHMGDTVPAYLQKHLFSNILKEGEFWVDPQRSILKAYEKTDQAILSNSSDLGRGGSTAVTAILINGRKLWIANVGDSRAVLYRGGKTMQMSTDHEPRAERSSIEDRGGFVSNLPGDVPRVNGQLAVSRAFGDKGLKTHLSSEPDIKHANVDSQTDILVLASDGIWKVMTNEEAMEIAKRVKDPQKAAKELTAEALRRESKDDISCVVVRFR; from the exons ATGGGAAAGTTTTGTTGCTTCACTTCCGATTCCGAG GTTATGGGAGGACAATCATCATCAAGATCAGGTAAAGGAAGAAGTGATGAAGGGTTGATCAAGTTTGGCTTTAGTCTACTGAAAGGCAAAGCTAACCACCCCATGGAGGATTATCATGTAGCTAACTTCATCAACATCCAAGACCATGAACTAGGGCTATTCGCAATTTATGATGGTCACATGGGTGATACTGTCCCTGCCTACTTGCAGAAACACCTCTTCTCCAACATCCTTAAGGAG GGAGAGTTTTGGGTAGATCCTCAAAGGTCTATATTAAAAGCTTATGAGAAGACAGACCAGGCCATTCTTTCGAATAGTTCTGACCTCGGTCGTGGCGGGTCTACAGCTGTTACTGCTATATTGATAAACGGGAGAAAGTTGTGGATAGCTAATGTTGGTGATTCACGAGCTGTTCTTTATCGAGGAGGTAAAACAATGCAGATGAGCACAGATCATGAGCCTCGTGCTGAAAGGTCGAGCATTGAAGATAGAGGTGGATTTGTATCCAATCTACCAG GTGATGTTCCTCGGGTGAATGGTCAGTTAGCTGTGTCTCGTGCCTTTGGAGACAAGGGACTTAAGACACATCTCAGTTCAGAACCTGACATTAAACATGCTAATGTTGATAGCCAGACAGATATTCTTGTCCTGGCAAGCGATGGCATTTGGAAG GTGATGACAAATGAGGAGGCAATGGAGATAGCTAAAAGGGTGAAAGATCCACAGAAGGCGGCCAAGGAACTAACAGCTGAAGCATTAAGAAGAGAGAGTAAAGACGACATATCTTGTGTCGTTGTCCGGTTCAGATGA
- the LOC103829338 gene encoding 14-3-3-like protein GF14 epsilon yields the protein MESEREKQVYSAKLSEQTERYDEMVEAMKKVAQMDVELTVEERNLVSVGYKNVIGARRASWRILSSIEQKEESKGNEENVKRIQTYRKRVEEELAKVCNDILSVIDKHLIPSSTAVESTVFFYKMKGDYYRYLAEFSSGAERKEAADQSLEAYKAAVAAAETGLAPTHPVRLGLALNFSVFYYEILNSPESACQLAKQAFDDAIAELDSLNEESYKDSTLIMQLLRDNLTLWTSDLPEEGEEKSKGDEPKEEN from the exons ATGGAGAGTGAGAGGGAAAAGCAGGTTTACTCGGCGAAGCTCTCTGAGCAAACCGAACGTTACGATG AAATGGTTGAGGCGATGAAGAAAGTTGCTCAGATGGATGTGGAGCTCACCGTGGAGGAGAGGAACCTTGTATCTGTTGGTTACAAGAACGTCATCGGCGCGAGGAGAGCGTCGTGGAGGATACTGTCCTCCATTGAGCAGAAGGAAGAGTCCAAGGGAAACGAGGAGAATGTCAAGAGGATTCAGACTTATCGAAAGAGGGTTGAAGAGGAGCTTGCCAAAGTTTGTAATGACATCTTGTCCGTCATTGATAAGCATCTCATTCCTTCCTCTACCGCTGTGGAGTCCACTGTCTTTTTCTACAAAAT GAAAGGAGATTACTATCGCTATCTGGCAGAGTTCAGCTCTGGTGCTGAGCGCAAGGAAGCTGCAGATCAGTCTCTTGAAGCCTACAAG GCTGCTGTTGCTGCTGCAGAGACTGGATTGGCACCAACACATCCAGTTAGACTTGGCTTGGCTTTGAACTTTTCGGTTTTCTATTATGAGATCTTAAACTCTCCTGAAAG CGCATGCCAATTGGCTAAGCAAGCATTCGACGATGCAATCGCTGAACTTGACAGCCTCAACGAGGAGTCATACAAGGACAGCACTCTTATCATGCAGCTACTCAGAGACAACCTCACCTTGTGGACTTCTGACCTCCCCGAGGAAGGAG AAGAGAAATCCAAAGGTGATGAGCCTAAAGAAGAG AACTGA
- the LOC103829341 gene encoding uncharacterized protein LOC103829341: MSSLRDGALCSRKRYQMNVNGETFHGSFKRIKQGDQTQAQLEKNTTMFYQRSKSENAKLMKPDVQLHLDTKGHSESFEDRRTYLDLELNLSLSASSTVKEIMKKDECSKGKTLIMAPSNKGKPGDIRLSRSPSWLEFEGDDDNDDDKKQEMVTTVCMKCHMLVMLCKSTLVCPNCKFIHPDDHSSTKLFKPLSLFKLLC; encoded by the exons ATGTCTTCTCTACGTGATGGAGCCCTCTGTTCTAGAAAGAGATATCAGATGAACGTCAATGGAGAAACGTTTCATGGTTCCTTCAAAAGGATCAAACAAGGAGATCAGACACAGGCCCAACTTGAGAAGAACACTACTATGTTCTATCAGAGATCAAAGTCAGAGAACGCCAAGTTGATGAAGCCTGATGTTCAGCTTCATCTAGACACTAAG GGCCATTCAGAGTCATTTGAAGATCGTAGGACTTACTTGGACCTTGAGCTAAATCTTTCTTTATCAGCAAGTTCGACAGTAAAAGAAATCATGAAGAAAGACGAGTGTTCAAAAGGAAAAACTTTGATCATGGCCCCAAGTAATAAAGGAAAACCAGGTGATATAAGGCTAAGTCGATCCCCGTCTTGGCTAGAGTTTGAAGgcgatgatgataatgatgatgacaAGAAGCAAGAGATGGTAACAACGGTGTGCATGAAGTGTCACATGCTAGTTATGCTCTGCAAATCAACTCTCGTGTGTCCTAACTGCAAGTTCATACACCCTGATGATCACAGTTCCACAAAACTTTTTAAGCCGTTGAGTTTGTTTAAGCTTTTATGCTAG
- the LOC103829851 gene encoding putative pumilio homolog 8, chloroplastic produces MLNLFYLLSLLLYIYKNRKRRREIEMMKRSEFGEEASSFSRSPSSHMQTSWNHYSLFPRDSSSSSSYFSDGLCSSEDGSSHFASHPFDRNLKMKHYNSSVVAAADEYNELGLCESLHRLNIRDKDKEDKTCHHSFGVSSDFSVDKASLVPNFQSCGESSCNLCYNIAEMMLTTDRFMVSSPNKSLFELNSHHSVPSYSRRKGGTTNYPSLPKTSCIEGYVYLMAKDQHGCRSLQRILEDGTCLDSMIIFNEVIPHVVEVMTDPFGNYLMQKILDVCTEERRMQILLIVTAQPGWLVQISLNTYGTRVVQRLVETVKTKKQIFLVKSALRLGFLSLVRDVNGNHVIQRCLQCLSTQDNEFIFEDATRFCIDMATHQHGCCVLQKCIAYSTGQQREKLIAEVSRNSLFLAKDPYGNYAVQFVIDLRDLFAIAMVLAQLKGHYVELSMQKFSSHTVERCLRNCPESRPQIVRELASVPYFDVLIQDPYANFVIQAALSVTKGSLHNTLVKVIRPYSILRNNPYCKKIFSRNLWLTIKRL; encoded by the exons atgttaaatttattctaCTTGTTATCTttactattatatatttataaaaacagaaagagaagaagagagatagagatgatGAAGAGAAGTGAATTTGGAGAAGAAGCTTCGTCTTTCTCACGTTCACCTTCTTCTCATATGCAAACCTCATGGAATCACTACAGTCTCTTCCCCCGAGACTCATCTTCCAGTTCGAGTTACTTCTCTGACGGACTTTGTTCTTCCGAAGACGGTTCGTCTCATTTCGCTTCTCATCCGTTCGATAGGAACCTGAAGATGAAGCATTACAACAGCAgcgttgttgctgctgctgatgAATATAACGAGTTGGGACTTTGTGAGAGCCTCCATCGTCTCAACATCAGAGATAAGGATAAAGAAGACAAGACTTGTCACCATAGTTTTGGAGTCTCctctgatttttctgttgataAAGCTTCACTGGTTCCTAATTTTCAGAGCTGTGGAGAGAGTTCTTGTAATCTTTGTTACAACATCGCAGAAATGATGTTAACTACTGATAGATTCATGGTTTCTTCACCAAATAAGAGTCTGTTCGAGCTCAACAGTCACCACTCCGTTCCATCATACTCTCGTCGAAAAGGTGGTACCACTAATTATCCGAGTCTTCCTAAGACATCTTGTATCGAGGGATACGTCTACTTGATGGCTAAGGATCAGCATGGATGCAGATCCTTGCAGAGGATCCTTGAAGATGGAACTTGTCTAGATTCTATGATCATTTTCAACGAAGTGATTCCACACGTTGTTGAGGTGATGACGGACCCTTTTGGGAACTATTTGATGCAGAAAATATTAGATGTATGCACTGAAGAACGAAGAATGCAGATCTTACTTATCGTTACTGCACAACCTGGATGGCTTGTCCAGATATCCCTTAACACTTACGG tACTCGAGTTGTCCAGAGATTAGTAGAAACAGTCAAAACCAAGAAGCAGATTTTTCTGGTGAAGTCAGCTTTGAGACTTGGATTTCTCAGTCTCGTTAGAGATGTGAATGGGAATCATGTGATTCAACGTTGCTTGCAGTGCCTTAGTACACAAGATAACGAG TTCATCTTTGAAGATGCTACAAGGTTCTGCATTGATATGGCGACACATCAACATGGATGCTGTGTGTTACAAAAATGTATTGCTTATTCCACTGGACAACAACGAGAGAAGCTCATAGCTGAAGTCTCTAGAAACAGTCTCTTCCTTGCTAAAGACCCTTATGG GAACTACGCAGTCCAGTTCGTTATAGATCTGAGGGATTTGTTTGCGATAGCCATGGTGCTAGCGCAGTTAAAAGGGCATTATGTAGAGCTCTCCATGCAGAAATTCAGTAGCCATACGGTGGAACGGTGCTTAAGAAATTGTCCAGAGAGCCGTCCTCAGATAGTGCGTGAACTCGCCTCTGTGCCTTATTTTGATGTTCTGATTCAAGACCCGTATGCTAACTTTGTCATCCAAGCTGCTCTTTCTGTCACCAAG GGTTCACTTCATAACACACTCGTTAAAGTGATAAGGCCTTATTCCATTCTACGTAACAATCCCTATTGCAAAAAGATTTTCTCAAGAAACCTGTGGTTGACGATCAAAAGGCTATGA
- the LOC103829337 gene encoding LOW QUALITY PROTEIN: methyl-CpG-binding domain-containing protein 8 (The sequence of the model RefSeq protein was modified relative to this genomic sequence to represent the inferred CDS: deleted 1 base in 1 codon) — MDDGNLGNNNHNLIGGSGDRLSAESLPLIDTRLLSQSELRALSHCSSLSPSTSSSLASAGGDDDLTPKIDRSVFNESAGSRKQTFLRLRLARHPPPPRPPSPRRQRDDSSREEVASLLRSLFSVDSAQTKEEEDGREDEVEGQPLISFPIHSNSIVYRNPYFDSVQGISGDETRKRPGRPRKIPNPSDIGISMELNPGKRKRGRPPKKRDGFKIEDKEESVNLENREGTVVDLTALVCIGEDPYGEELRRMTMGLVTMEELLGFLEEMSGEWVNAGKKKKVVKACDLGGYLPRGWKLMLSIKKQGSSLWLACQSYISPHGQEFATCKEVSTYLQSLLESASRNQLSVLRSDNKTLEQPVMATNESFVGNSASMDFPVTNQNLLSKRTRSEEVSDEARSAENGNTTDPVKTRVVEKDEKGIPAANFLNGDNKVDDMKKRDDNMEKLAALLNSEAQFGRSS; from the exons ATGGACGACGGAAACCTAGGGAACAACAACCATAACCTCATCGGTGGCTCCGGAGATCGTTTATCCGCCGAATCCTTACCGTTAATCGACACGCGACTCTTATCCCAATCAGAACTTCGCGCGCTCTCTCACTGCTCCTCTCTCTCCCCGTCTACTTCGTCCTCTCTCGCTTCCGCCGGCGGAGACGACGATTTAACGCCGAAAATCGATCGCTCCGTCTTCAATGAGTCCGCCGGGAGTCGGAAACAGACATTCCTCCGCCTCCGCCTCGCGCGCCACCCTCCACCGCCGAGACCTCCTTCTCCGCGACGCCAGAGAGACGATTCATCCCGCGAAGAAGTCGCATCGCTTCTCAGATCTCTGTTCTCCGTCGATTCGGCTCAGacgaaagaggaagaagacggaCGAGAGGATGAAGTCGAAGGTCAGCCACTGATCTCGTTTCCGATCCATAGTAACAGCATTGTGTATCGGAATCCTTATTTTGATTCGGTTCAGGGAATCTCCGGTGATGAAACAAGAAAGAGGCCAGGGCGGCCGAGAAAGATTCCGAACCCTAGCGATATAGGAATCTCCATGGAGTTAAATCCAGGGAAGAGAAAGAGAGGTCGTCCTCCAAAGAAGAGAGATGGTTTCAAGATCGAGGATAAGGAAGAGAGTGTGAACTTGGAGAACAGAGAAGGTACAGTGGTGGACCTGACTGCATTGGTTTGTATTGGAGAAGATCCATATGGAGAGGAGCTGAGGAGGATGACTATGGGGCTGGTGACCATGGAAGAGTTGTTAGGTTTCTTGGAAGAGATGAGTGGTGAATGGGTGAATgctgggaagaagaagaaagttgtGAAAGCTTGTGATTTGGGAGGATACTTGCCCAGAGGATGGAAGCTTATGCTCTCCATCAAAAAGCAAGGTAGCAGCCTATGGCTGGCTTGTCAGAGTTACATCAG TCCTCATGGACAGGAGTTTGCGACCTGCAAGGAAGTCTCCACATATCTGCAATCTCTTCTTGAATCTGCAAGTAGGAACCAGCTCAGTGTTTTGCGATCTGATAACAAGACTCTAGAACAACCAGTGATGGCTACTAACGAATCTTTCGTAGGCAACTCTGCTTCCATGGACTTTCCTGTAACGAACCAGAACCTTTTGAGTAAAAGAACCAGGAGCGAGGAGGTGTCCGATGAAGCGAGAAGCGCAGAAAATGGCAATACAACAGATCCAGTGAAAACCAGAGTGGTGGAGAAAGACGAAAAAGGGATCCCTGCAGCAAATTTCCtgaatggagacaacaaa gtagACGATATGAAGAAAAGAGATGATAACATGGAGAAATTGGCGGCTCTATTGAACTCAGAAGCTCAATTCGGCCGTTCATCTTAA